One Vicugna pacos chromosome X, VicPac4, whole genome shotgun sequence DNA window includes the following coding sequences:
- the RIBC1 gene encoding RIB43A-like with coiled-coils protein 1 produces MFKTNVPPDPKEVAAIEARRNREKERQSRVFNVRTKVMGVDVEALNSQVEERKLRETTERSKEAAYGTTQVQYDVVAQMLQKEEAERNRRLSKKIQEFREQKQQLKKKCEFDPWDPFRLWMKYPAPLRDNDPYCGAASLQYFPGENRDRARCPRMQQEQFRYNLERQLQEQQQARANETCIDMLSDQLRLAMNIRATQMAKLEESYRMAPMSAMANANKAQAAEMAEQQRRERQRQQEANLMEIQSQVSSNLLSENPQVAQNPVAPHRVLPYYLMGMTPEQRAAIRRVQEAQRREKEAQRQAEQALDSEWESQAVNLAQAAMELEEQEKELCAEFRRGLGSFNQQLAEEQKAQQNYLNAIIYIDKPTAQYYLQYNTSSR; encoded by the exons ATGTTTAAGACAAACGTGCCACCAGATCCCAAGGAGGTGGCAGCCATTGAGGCTAGAAGAAATCGAGAAAAAGAACGACAAAGCCGAGTCTTCAATGTGCGGACCAAAGTCATGGGG GTGGATGTAGAAGCCCTGAACAGCCAGGTGGAAGAACGAAAACTTCGGGAGACAACAGAACGGAGCAAGGAGGCAGCTTATG GTACCACCCAGGTGCAGTATGATGTAGTAGCTCAGATGCTACAGAAAGAAGAAGCAGAACGGAACCGTCGGCTGTCCAAGAAAATCCAGGAGTTTCgagagcagaagcagcagctcaAGAAAAAGTGTGAATTTGACCCCTGGGATCCATTCCGACTCTGGATGAAGTATCCAGCTCCTCTCCGTGACAATGATCCCTACTGTGGTGCAGCCAGCCTGCAGTACTTCCCGGGGGAGAACCGGGACAGGGCCAGATGCCCGAGAATGCAGCAGGAGCAGTTCAGGTACAACCTGGAGAGGCAGCTACAAGAGCAACAGCAAGCCAGAGCTAATGAGACTTGTATAG ATATGCTCAGTGACCAGCTGCGCCTAGCCATGAACATACGGGCCACCCAGATGGCCAAGCTGGAGGAGTCCTATCGCATGGCCCCGATGTCTGCCATGGCTAATGCCAACAAAGCCCAG GCAGCCGAGATGGCTGAGCAGCAGCGCCGTGAACGTCAGCGCCAACAGGAGGCCAACCTCATGGAGATCCAGAGCCAGGTCTCGAGCAACCTACTGTCGGAGAACCCCCAGGTCGCCCAAAACCCTGTGGCTCCACACAGGGTCCTGCCCTACTACCTGATGGGCATGACTCCAGAGCAGCGAGCTGCCATCAGAAGAGTCCAGGAGGCACAACGCCGTGAAAAGGAGGCACAGCGCCAGGCCGAACAAGCACTGGATAGCGAATGGGAAAGCCAGGCTGTGAACTTAGCCCAGGCGGCCATGGAATTAGAAGAGCAGGAGAAGGAGCTTTGTGCTGAATTTCGGAGGGGGCTAGGCTCCTTCAACCAGCAGCTGGCTGAGGAGCAAAAGGCTCA GCAAAATTATCTGAATGCAATCATCTACATCGATAAGCCTACAGCCCAGTATTACCTGCAATACAACACCAGCAGCCGCTGA
- the HSD17B10 gene encoding 3-hydroxyacyl-CoA dehydrogenase type-2 yields the protein MAAACRNVKGLVAVITGGASGLGLATAERLVGQGATAVLLDLPNSDGEAQAKKLGKSCAFAPADVTSEKDVQAALTLAKEKFGRVDVAVNCAGIAVASKTYNLKKSQAHTLEDFQRVLNVNLIGTFNVIRLVAGEMGQNEPDQGGQRGVIINTASVAAFEGQVGQAAYSASKGGIVGMTLPIARDLAPMGIRVMTIAPGLFGTPLLTTLPDKVRNFLASQVPFPRRLGDPAEYAHLVQAIIENPFINGEVIRLDGAIRMQP from the exons ATGGCTGCGGCGTGTCGGAACGTGAAG GGTCTGGTCGCCGTAATAACCGGTGGAGCCTCGGGCCTAGGCCTGGCCACGGCAGAGCGACTGGTAGGGCAGGGGGCCACTGCCGTACTTCTGGACCTGCCCAACTCGGATGGGGAGGCCCAGGCCAAGAAGTTAGGGAAGAGCTGCGCCTTTGCCCCAGCGGAC GTGACCTCAGAGAAGGACGTACAAGCAGCCCTGACTCTAGCAAAAGAAAAATTTGGCCGTGTGGATGTGGCAGTCAACTGTGCAGGCATTGCAGTGGCCAGCAAGACATACAACTTAAAGAAGAGCCAGGCCCATACCTTGGAGGACTTCCAACGAGTTCTCAAT GTGAATCTCATAGGCACCTTCAACGTGATCCGCCTGGTGGCTGGTGAGATGGGCCAGAATGAACCAGACCAGGGAGGCCAACGTGGGGTCATCATCAACACTGCCAGCGTGGCTGCCTTTGAGGGCCAG GTTGGACAAGCTGCGTACTCTGCTTCCAAGGGGGGCATAGTGGGCATGACACTGCCCATTGCTCGTGATCTGGCTCCCATGGGCATCCGAGTGATGACCATTGCTCCAG GCCTATTTGGCACCCCGCTGTTGACCACCCTCCCAGATAAAGTGCGCAACTTCCTGGCCAGCCAGGTGCCCTTCCCCAGACGACTGGGCGATCCTGCTGAGTATGCTCATCTGGTACAGGCCATCATCGAGAACCCATTCATCAATGGAGAGGTCATCCGGCTGGATGGGGCCATCCGCATGCAGCCTTga